The DNA window AAAGTTATGTATAATTATTTCGTATTAAAAGGGCTTTTAAAACTGGTCTATACCGACGATACCGACAAAAGTCATATTGTTGGGTTTGCAATGGAAGATTGGTGGGAAAGTGATTTTCAGGCTTTTTATACACAAACTAAATCAACAATGTCTCTGGAGTGTGTTGAAGACACTGAAGTTTTATGCCTAAGTCTGAATGACTACAGAAAACTGTGTAATGAACTTCCAAAGATGGAACGTTTCTTTCTTGAAAAAGCCTATTTCGGTTTTATAGCAGCGCAGCAGCGTATTATCTCTACAATGACTTCCAATACTAAAGAACGGTATGATAAATTGCTTGAAAAATATCCAGCATTGGTTCAGCGCGTTCCAAAGTCTCTTTTAGCTTCTTATCTGGGTGTTTCCAGAGAAACATTAAGTCGCTTTTCTTCTTAAAATGTGATCTTCCTCACTCTATAATCGTGATGAAGGTCAAGAGATGATCCTGGGTATAAATTGCAATTTTGTCCTATTAATTTTATACAGTTAAAACAATGGAAAAAAGAACAATCAATCCCTGGAATTGGCAAAAAGAACGCAGCTACTCGCAGGCTGTAGAAGTAAAAAATGTTGAAAGTACATTATACTGTTCCGGTCAGGCGGCTATTGATCCGGATGGAACATCAAGTAATAAGGATATGAAATCTCAGCTTCAGCAGGCCATTGCGAATCTGGAAGAAGTAATCACTACTGCCGGATACGAATGTAGAAATATTGTAAGGTTAAATATATATACTACATCAACTAAAGAACTATGGCCCCATTTTCCTATTCTTCAGGAATGGATAGGCAGGCATAAGATTGAGCAGGCTGTTACCATGCTGGAAGTGACCGGATTATTTGAAACATTAACGGTTGAACTGGAAGCAACTGCTGTAAAATAATTTCAAAAAGTATTTTGAAATAAAACCTTCAAATCTTTGATTTGAAGGTTTTTTATGCCAGTAATTTCTAAAAACACTAAAGAATCCTTTTGCATATGGAAGCCAGGAAATCAGGCTTCCGGTTATTGAAGAAAATTATTATGATATAAAAACAGAAAAATAGTTTTAGAAGTTTAGTATAAAACGCCCATACTTTCCGCTGCGAAGCCTGAAAGCTCTTCTATTTTTCCTTCTTTTATTTTTTTTACCCATTGGTGGTCATTCAATAAGGCACGTCCTACCGCAACTAAATCGAAATCTTCTCTTTCTAATCTGCGTACCAATTCTGTAAGATCAGACTTTTCTGAACTTTCACCTGCAAAAGCAGACATGAAATCTCCTTTAAGACCCACAGAACCTACAGTGATGGTCGGTTGTCCGGTTATTTTCTTTGCCCACCCTGCAAAATTAAGATCTGAACCTTCGAACTCAGGCTCCCAGAAACGACGTTGTGAACAATGAAAAATATCTACACCTGCTTCTTTCAGAGGAAGTAACCAATCTTCCATCTCAGCAGGCGTTGTTGCCAACCTACTTTTATAATCCTGTTGTTTCCATTGGGAAAGTCGAATGATGATCGTAAAATCTTCCCCTACGGCAGCTCTTATCGCTTTGATAACATCTGTTGCAAAACGGGTTCTTTCTTTTACTGTTTTACCTCCGTATTCATCAGTTCTGGTATTAGTAACCTCCCAAAAGAACTGATCGATAAGGTAACCGTGGGCTCCGTGTATTTCAAGACAGTCAAATCCAAGGTCTTTTGCTGACTTAGCAGAAGCTGCAAATTGTTTTATAGTGTCCTGGATATCCTCTAAAGACATGGTGGAAGCTTTCTCCATTGGAACTTCAGGGTATTCTTCTGATGCTCTGGTATCACCAACATGCCATATTTGTGGTCCCATTTTACCCCCGTTATGATGAACCTGATCGATTACGTTTTTCCAGCCTTCTAATGCCTGGGTTCCATAGAAGTCAGGGATATTCTGCATATTTTTTGAAGCCGGTCGGTTAATTACTGTTCCTTCGGAAAGGATAAGTCCTACCTCTGAAGCAGCTCTTCGTGCATAATAGTCGGCTATTTTTTGTGTTGGTACTCCATTATCTGATTGTGCTCTGGTCATAGGAGCCATTACAATTCTGTTTTTCAGTTGTAGATTTTTATAATTAAATGGACTAAATAACGCGTCTGTACTCATTTTTTATTAATTTTATTATGATGTCAATTCTTTTGTTACACAAAGTAACTAATAATAATTCGTTTTTGTGCCTGGATAAGAAAAAATTGTGGTAACTTTGACGTAACAAACAATAGTAACTTCTTAGTAACTTATGAGACACAATAAAATGACCCAAGGCAGTTGCCCTCTAGGGAAAGCCATGTCAGCATTGGGAAGTAAATGGAAACCGATCATTGTGATGGTCATTAAAGACCGTGTATTGCGTTTCGGACAGATCGCTACCCGTATCCATGTCATTTCAAGAAAAGTTTTGACGGATCAGTTGAGAGAAATGGAAGAAGATGGGTTATTAATTAGACAAGAATTTAAAGAATTACCTCCGAGAGTTGAGTATTCCCTGACAAAAAAAGGGCTTGCTCTTCTACCAATCTTACATCTACTGGAAGACTGGGAGACAAAATACGACGCGAAGGAAGTTTTTGTGGATGCAGCTGTATAAGATAAGTATAGTTTATGATCGATCTTTAAATCGGTCGTTAGCATTCCTGGCTATCTGCTAATCAGGGATTAAGGAATATTTCTAAAAGTTAAATGTAAAAATGGCTATGACATGCATAGCAGATTAAAGAGAAAAATGAGAGAATATTTTTCGCGAGATACTTTTTTTTACATTTAATCGTTATATTTAACGAATTAATTCTTAAATCAAAAATGAATTAAAGCATCATAACTTTTAAATGACTAGTAAAATCATCGGTGTAGGAAACTACATTCCCCCAGAAACCATTACCAATTTATTCTTTGATAAACACAATTTTATAAACAAAAGCGGCGAGTCATTAAAAGAGAGTAATGCCATTATTGCCAGTAAGCTAAAAGACATTACAGGTATTGAAGAGAGAAGATATGCAAGTAATGATCAGGTTACTTCTGATTTAGGTTTTATTGCTGCACGGGCAGCCATTAAGAATTCCGGAATTGATCCTGAAACATTAGATTATATCATATTTGCCCATAATTTTGGTGATGTACGTTTTGGAACAGTCCAATCAGATGCAGTTCCAAGTCTTGCCTCAAGGGTAAAACATCTTTTAAAAATAAAAAATAATTTTTGCGTAGCATACGATGTATTGTTTGGGTGCCCCGGATGGATAGAAGGAGTGATTCAGGCCAATGCATTTATAAAATCTGGTATTGCTAAAAGATGCCTGGTTATTGGTGCAGAAACACTTTCAAGAGTCGTGGATATTCATGATAGAGACAGCATGATATATGCTGATGGGGCAGGAGCTGCGATACTGGAAGTTACCAATGATGATATGGGTGTAAAATCCCATGTTTCAGCATCTTTTACATTGAACGAGAAGGATTATTTATACTTCGGAAAATCATATAATAATGAAAAATGTCCGGATACAAAATATATCAAAATGGAGGGACGGAAAATTTACGAATTTGCTCTTTCCAATGTACCTCTTGCTATGAAAAAGTGCTTAGATGAAAGTGGTTATAGTGTCAGTCAACTTGACAAAATCATTATACATCAGGCTAATGAAAAAATGGATGAAGCCATAGTAAAAAGGTTCTATCAGTTATATGACACACCAATGCCGGAACACATCATGCCTATGGTTATTCAAAAACTAGGAAATAGTAGTGTGGCTACAATTCCATCTCTATTAACCATGATTTTACAGGATGAGCTAGATGCTCATGAAATCAACGATGGAGATGTGGTATTATTTGCATCTGTGGGAGCTGGCATGAATGTAAATGCATTTGTATATAAATTTTAAAATAGAGAATAAAATTTCAGAGAGGATCAATATCTTTCAATTTCTAAGATCTTGATTAAGAAATCAATCCAACAACGGGAAATTTAATTTTACTATTTTTATGCATAGACTGACAAAATTATTTTGTCAGAAATAAAAAACTCTTTATATTTGCACCACTGAAAACGACGGTGTAATCGGAGTTTAAGGAGAGATGGCAGAGTGGTCGATTGCGATAGTCTTGAAAACTATTGACTGTAACAGGTCCGGGGGTTCGAATCCCTCTCTCTCCGCTAAGAGGGTCTTCTACAAGAAGATCCTTTTTTTTTTCGTATATTAATAATCCTTTCTCTTTCATTTTCAGGTGGTTATATGATAGGGTGCCTAACATTGTAGGTGTTCGATAGATGCCCTTTTCATAATAAAGGTTGCTGTCGAACACCAGGTCAACAAATTCCCGCTTTTGAAGGGTATTGGCATGTGAGTAGATATAGCGCAGATCTGTTAATAACTCTAATTTATCTTCCAGAATACTAAATGCACGACTTTGATCTTTGCCAAGTCTTTCTATTGCCCTTCTTAGATTCATTATGTCTTTATTGTATGTTGAATACCAACGATCATAAGTATCTTTATTAATTTCATTCTTTATCCATTTTTCTTCAACCGTATATAATCTTGATTCGATTTCATCTAACTCCTTTTTCTTTTCACCGATCTTTTTACGGTTAATTTCCATTTCCTTATCAATATTCAGTTTGCTTTCTGTTTTGATTTTTTTTACCCTTAAAGGGCTTAAGCTCATTAACTCACAAACGGACAGAAATTGATCGTGGGCTTTTATCGCACTGATATTATTATGTTTGGAGTGTTTGCATTTGTAATAGTAGAAGTATTTTCCAGATTTGCCTCTTGATGGGGCACCAGATAAAGGATGTCCACAATGGCATTTTAAAATTCCGCGGAGTGGAATTTCATCATCTAAGATTGTTCTTAGTTTTTCAGGTCTTTTCATTTTTTCCTGAACCATTTTCCATGTGGATATATCAATAATAGGCTCATGGTTGCCCTGAAAAAGTCCACCTTCATGTTCTTTAAACGCGGTAACTTTCAGCAGTCCTGCATATATAGGGTTTTTAAGGACCCGCTCAACAGCCATACTTCCTTTTGTAGTAAAACCGAGTTGCTGAGCTTGTTCTTTTATTAAATACAGAGGTGTATTTCTGATGTAAGAATCATAAATAAATTGAATAATCTTAGCTTCTGTTTCTTCAATAACCAATTTTCTGTCTTTTCTCTCCCCTTGCTTTCTATACCCAAAAGGAGCATTTTTAAAAACAAATCTTCCTTCCTTGGCCTTAGCGGTATAGATTCCACCCTTTACTTTAATGCTTCTATTGATATTATCTTCTTCGGCTAGCAATAATTGCAAACCGGCTCTAAAGAAGCTTCCGGGAGTTTCATAATCAAACGTAATTCCCTCAGTAACACTTACAACCTGGATGTTGTACTTTTGTTGAAGAAGCTTGACCATACTCATGGCCTCTCCGGCATCACGGCTAAAACGATCAAGTTGGTCTAGAAGCAAATAATCTACTGTTCGATGGTGTTTGGTTATGAACTCCTTTAATTTAATGAAATCAGGGCGGTCAAATGTTTTGGCGCTTTTTCCCCGATCAATAAAAGTATCAACAAGTTCAACATTATTGTTTTTCAGCCATTGATCGGTGTAGAGTTCCTGCCTTTCTATGGAACCATTACTCTGTCCGATCTGGCTGAACCTTAAATATCTTATTGCACGTTTCATAATATTCCTTTAAAGTTGATGATACAATAATTTCTATAATCAATCTTTCGAATTCATCCTCTTTTTCCTGTTCTCTCTTAGTCTGTAATTCTTTAATATTTTTATCTATATCAGTAGTCGTTGATTCTTTTTTATTAGTTCCCATTTCTTTCTATTGCTTAGATTACCCCTTACTCCGTTTTTCAGGTTTGGTCTAAATCTAGAGGAGAAATGAAACACCTTATGTAGATAGGAAACATCTTTCGTAGTTAGGCATTTATTGACTCACCACTGCATATTGTCTTCTTATGACGGTTGAATTTACAATGATTTTAAAATAACTATTGCTTTCTAAAAAAACGCAAATTGTAAAAATAAATTACAAGTTGCCATAAAAATATTAAAAAAACTTTAATTGAAAATTTAATAATTGAGGGTTGGATTGATTCTTTTTATCATATAAATAATTTTCACAATCAACCGGTAAAAAGGCAGCCAAGATATAGCGGCCAATCCCTTTCTTTTTCCTGCCAAAAGACTACGGCATAAACGGTTTCCTCCCTAAAGGTGCCTTCCATTTATTCCGTTTCCTTTCGGCTTACTGCATTGCCCGCTTACATTATCTGCTTTCTTTTTTCCGGTTTTTCTTTTGAAAATACTTAACGAAGCCTGACAAAGGCTTTAATAAAAGCAGAGGCGGAAGATTGAGAAGAGATCTAATTTGAAATTCGAAAAAAGTAAGTGCGGGAAATGAAAGTCTCTGCCGTACTCAGAGCAAAAAAGATGAAATTTAATGTTGTCAATGAAATTAAATTAAGTTATTACAGAAAAGGAAATTCTGAAAGGTTAATCACCAACTCAAAGGATGCTGTTGATGTATTTCGGGAGCATTTTGATAGTGATGAAATTGACTATCGAGAGTCATTTTACACACTGTATTTAAATCAGGCCAATAAAGTCTTAGGCATTAAGAGAATTTCGGAGTGTGGGATCACTTCGGCGATCGTAGATGTAAGGCTTATTATGCAGGCCGCTCTATTGTGTAATGCATCATCCATTATTCTCGCACATAACCATCCCTCCGGAAATCTAAAGCCTTCAGCTGAGGATGTGAAAATAACTCAGAATATAAAAGCAGCTTCAAAATTTCTAAACATACAATTGCTTGATCATTGTATTTTAACCTCTACTGAGTATACATCGTTTTCCGATGAAGGAATGCTATAGGTACTTGTAAGACATAATAAAAAGAACGGCGATGTTTAATTGCCGTTCTTAGTCTATATGTATCGGGCGAAAAGAGCACTTCTTCTTTACAATCAGAAGTGCCTTTTCGCAGTAGTTAAATTGCCTTTTTTAATATGAATTCACTGATCAATGACTTCAGGCAATTGATCTAATCATGGTAATTTTCTGATTGTTATCTTCATCTTAGTTTAAGCTTTCGATAATTGAGGCATTAATCAAATCAGTATTTTTAACGTGAATTTTCTGATGACGGCTGCCGTCTTTTTCGACGACTTCGATTTCCAACACCTGACCTTTCAATAAAGTAAATTGATTGAGAAGATAGACAGCTTGTTCCTTTGTCTGATATCTGACTGTTTTGTCCGGCAGGAATGTTCGGAGTGGCACCAATAGTTTATCCTGTATAACCGTACGCTTCAGTTTCTTTTTATCGGTTATCTTAAAGTTGATAAAATCAATGCTATAGTTGATATTACTGAGGTTCTTAACCAACAGGATAAAATAAAATTTTCCTTCATGTACATACAACGATTTTAAACTAAGCTGAATTCCGGAACTTTTTGCCTTGATATGTTTAATGTTTTGTTTAGGGCTTTTGTGGAGCATCTTCATAATAAGTTCGGTATCTGATGACCTCTCTCCTCCAAGTTCTTCAAATTGTGCATGAGTAGAATGTTTTTTTTCTACAGTTTGTTGCAGTTTCAGGAGATCATAGTTCAGTATGTCGGGATATGAACTGTACGACACATCAAAGTTGTAGAATTTTCCATCCTGGGTAATAACGGAAAAGTTTGTTTCTTCTTCAAAGTCCCTTACGGCAGATTTTATTCTAAGTACATTTTCTATATCTTGAGCTTTATTGGCAATAAGATGTTCACTTCCTAAATCGACATATCGTATGGGCGAAGGAAACAGCAAATGGGTTGTTTTATCATAGGTAACTTCCATTTTGTAAGGCTCCAATCTTGTTTTATACAGTGAAGGAGTTTCAGTAGTTTCCTGGGCTTTTATTATACATGTAAAAAACAAAATGAGCACTGCTGAAAGCCATTTATCAATTATTGTTTTCATTGCTTTATATTTTCAATTAACTATTTTTTTGAAATTAAGAATACCTGATGTCCGGCTTTTACGGTGACCTTAGGTGATTTTACCCTTTTCCGGAAATATCCTGACACTCCCTGAACCAGTCCTTTTGTAAGATCAGCGGCAATTTGTTGTCCTGCAGACTGGGTCATCATAATATTAGTTCCTGATGATTGACTCATATTAGCGAGCATATCGGTAATCGCGTTTTGTTCAGGAGAATAAGGGATATATAATCCTGATTGTCCATCATTATCATGAATGGTGATATCAACAGGTTGTATAGATCCGTCATATTCTATAGCAGATATTTTTAACTCTAGTCTGGCATCCTGGAATTTCCCCGTAGCTTTTAATAATGTTCCCGATGGAATTCTGGAATTTCCAATCATCATAGGCTCAAGAAGTCTTAGGGATAATATACTTTCAGGTGTCATTACTTGGGTTTCATGAATTACTGCACGGATGCTGTTTTTCCTTTCAAAACCTTGTGGATTTACATTTTGGATCCCTGTAAACCGGTTATGATCAGGACCGGCCAAAAGCATACTGTCAGAAGGGTAGCGGTATAAACCGGAAACAATATCATTACAGATAGGCTTTATTGAAGCTATCTCAGCCTTATTATGATCTGTTTCTTTTTTTTGAATCTCATTATTATCCGGATCTTCATTTTTGGGTAAAGGCAGATATTTTGCTGCCATCTGATAAGATTTTTCCATTAGTTCAAGCTGATCGTTAATTCCTGAACTGACTGGAACCAGATCTTTTTGCATCGATCCATGCTTAAGTCTGCTGATCTCTTGCTTAAGTTGATCAATTTCCTGATTGTCTCTCTTGTAAAAAGAGCCTAACGTCTGCTGTGCAGTCTGGTAGCTATTAAATGCATTACGGCCTGTAACCATATTAATTTTGGAGTTTTCAGCTACATCGGGGTGGAGGGTTTGGTTCTTCAAGTCAGAGGAATGATCCGGATCATTCCAATAATCAGATAAACTGGTTAGGGCTTTTCTTTTTTCTTCATTTTTTTGCTCCAACAGATCCTGTTCATAAGCTTTCTGTTTGTCAGGCTGAAGTTGATCATTGGCCGCCTGAGGAACCGCCGTATTAAAACCCGCATTCCCGGTGATGACTTGGTTTTTATTGGGCTTAAAGATCAAATATAAACACCCGGCGCAGACAATCCCCATTAAGAGATAGATAAGAGGCTTCTTTAATTTTTCCAATTGCTGTGTCCCGCTTTCTTGATCATCTGGATCTGGTGAGTTTCCTTCTGTTATTCTGATAGTGGTTTTACTTAAATCTTTCATGGTGGGAATTTTTTTCTTGAATGGGTGTCTTTTGATTCTTAATGTGGTTTTCTGTCTGGAGACTTCTTATATGTTCCACTGGAATGGTACTATTGCGACCTGCCAGGTTCAACCCGATATGCAGTATGGAAAAAATACTTAGCAATAGGTACATTGCAAAAATGATTTTTATTATTCGCCGGTGCCTATAATCAGGTAACGTCTTCCACTGTTGTTCCATCTCCCTGGCATAGCAGTCTATCGCTTTTCTGAATTCTTTCATATTCGTTGATTTACCGTTCAACAGTTTCGATATCCTTATTCTCAATAACACTGAATTTCTCAATGGTAAATCCCTGCGGGTTATTATCTGATCTCACTGAATTGACAAGTGAGCAGCTGGTGATCAAACTTCTTATGGTCAGATTGCTTGAGCGTATAATGAACTGCCTGGCGTAGGTTTTCACTGGATACGGATAGGTGTTGAAATCAGCGATCACGCTGTCCACCTCAATCCTTTGTTGGATGTTTCCTGAAATAATTCTATTGTAGTATCCTTTTTCAGAAAGGTCTTTATAGTAATTAAATGCGGATTGGTCTGCCAGATTGAAAGCCCTTTTGACATTGCTTTCAATGGCATTTTTGTCAGGTGCAATGGTAAAGAATAGCTCATGGAAACGTCTTGTATGCTCTCTTGCCTCTACAGGCCGGTTGATAGACATATCCTGAGATAAGGCCAGCATTAAGGATTTTCCATTATCCAATACGTAGATTTTTTTTCTCTGCTCTTCAGCAAATCTATAAGAACGGTATATGGCAAATAGCACAACACTCAGGCAAAACACCGTAAAGAGAAAAGTAAATAACCTGATCTGCTTAAAGCTGTTTTCAATATTTCTTAAGGTCTTAAATTCCATTGTAATTTGATTTTATTATTTAAGTAATTTTCCCGATATATTGCCTGTTGCTGATCCTGCAGCAGCGCCTGCAATATTTCCTGATTTCTGGGCAGTCTGGTTGACATTGCGCATAAAGTTGCCTGCGCCTCCTGCCTGGATGACCCAGCCTGTAACGGTTGGAACCGTAAAGTAGCCGATGATTCCGATGATCATATAAATGATGTATACGGTATTGGACGTATCAGGAATGAAATCAGGATCCGAGAGCATCTCAATATCCCGCTCCAGGATAAGGGATTGAATCTTGGCAAGTATCGTACTGAACATGTCTGCAACCGGAAGCCAGAGGTAAACGCTTACATATCGGGTCAGCCACTGGGTGAGGGTAGTCTGAAAACCATCCCACACAGAAATCGAAAAGGCTATCGGTCCCAGGATGGATAGTACAATGAGAAAAAATGTCCTTATGGTATCAATAACCAATGCTGCTGCCTGAAACAATATCTCCAGGAATTCACGGAATCCGTCCCTGATATCTTTTTTAATGGCAAACATTTCCCTTTCGATGTACATACCTGACATGGTAACCAAATCTGAAGGGGACCAGCCAAGCTCTTCCAGTTTTTTGTCAAACTCTTCATCAGAGATCAGATAGGCCATTTCCGGATTTCTGAGCATGGCCTCCCTTTCCAGCAGGTCTTTTTTTTGCTGCATTTCATTGAGATCAAGAACCTGGCCTTCAAGCATGGAATGACTGCCTTGTACGATAGGACTTAAAACAGCATTGATGCTTCCCAGGACAATCGTTGAAAAAAACATAATACAGATTCCGATGGCAAAAGGGCGTAACATGGGAAACAGATCAATAGGTTCGGCGCGGCTCAGTGCCTGCCA is part of the Chryseobacterium paludis genome and encodes:
- a CDS encoding Crp/Fnr family transcriptional regulator, which encodes MQDPLRIHIEKVIPLSDEEFALVSSYFTRKKYKKHQFLIQEGEKVMYNYFVLKGLLKLVYTDDTDKSHIVGFAMEDWWESDFQAFYTQTKSTMSLECVEDTEVLCLSLNDYRKLCNELPKMERFFLEKAYFGFIAAQQRIISTMTSNTKERYDKLLEKYPALVQRVPKSLLASYLGVSRETLSRFSS
- a CDS encoding RidA family protein, with the protein product MEKRTINPWNWQKERSYSQAVEVKNVESTLYCSGQAAIDPDGTSSNKDMKSQLQQAIANLEEVITTAGYECRNIVRLNIYTTSTKELWPHFPILQEWIGRHKIEQAVTMLEVTGLFETLTVELEATAVK
- a CDS encoding NADH:flavin oxidoreductase, whose amino-acid sequence is MSTDALFSPFNYKNLQLKNRIVMAPMTRAQSDNGVPTQKIADYYARRAASEVGLILSEGTVINRPASKNMQNIPDFYGTQALEGWKNVIDQVHHNGGKMGPQIWHVGDTRASEEYPEVPMEKASTMSLEDIQDTIKQFAASAKSAKDLGFDCLEIHGAHGYLIDQFFWEVTNTRTDEYGGKTVKERTRFATDVIKAIRAAVGEDFTIIIRLSQWKQQDYKSRLATTPAEMEDWLLPLKEAGVDIFHCSQRRFWEPEFEGSDLNFAGWAKKITGQPTITVGSVGLKGDFMSAFAGESSEKSDLTELVRRLEREDFDLVAVGRALLNDHQWVKKIKEGKIEELSGFAAESMGVLY
- a CDS encoding winged helix-turn-helix transcriptional regulator — encoded protein: MRHNKMTQGSCPLGKAMSALGSKWKPIIVMVIKDRVLRFGQIATRIHVISRKVLTDQLREMEEDGLLIRQEFKELPPRVEYSLTKKGLALLPILHLLEDWETKYDAKEVFVDAAV
- a CDS encoding 3-oxoacyl-ACP synthase III family protein — protein: MTSKIIGVGNYIPPETITNLFFDKHNFINKSGESLKESNAIIASKLKDITGIEERRYASNDQVTSDLGFIAARAAIKNSGIDPETLDYIIFAHNFGDVRFGTVQSDAVPSLASRVKHLLKIKNNFCVAYDVLFGCPGWIEGVIQANAFIKSGIAKRCLVIGAETLSRVVDIHDRDSMIYADGAGAAILEVTNDDMGVKSHVSASFTLNEKDYLYFGKSYNNEKCPDTKYIKMEGRKIYEFALSNVPLAMKKCLDESGYSVSQLDKIIIHQANEKMDEAIVKRFYQLYDTPMPEHIMPMVIQKLGNSSVATIPSLLTMILQDELDAHEINDGDVVLFASVGAGMNVNAFVYKF
- a CDS encoding JAB domain-containing protein; the protein is MKFNVVNEIKLSYYRKGNSERLITNSKDAVDVFREHFDSDEIDYRESFYTLYLNQANKVLGIKRISECGITSAIVDVRLIMQAALLCNASSIILAHNHPSGNLKPSAEDVKITQNIKAASKFLNIQLLDHCILTSTEYTSFSDEGML
- the traN gene encoding conjugative transposon protein TraN — encoded protein: MKTIIDKWLSAVLILFFTCIIKAQETTETPSLYKTRLEPYKMEVTYDKTTHLLFPSPIRYVDLGSEHLIANKAQDIENVLRIKSAVRDFEEETNFSVITQDGKFYNFDVSYSSYPDILNYDLLKLQQTVEKKHSTHAQFEELGGERSSDTELIMKMLHKSPKQNIKHIKAKSSGIQLSLKSLYVHEGKFYFILLVKNLSNINYSIDFINFKITDKKKLKRTVIQDKLLVPLRTFLPDKTVRYQTKEQAVYLLNQFTLLKGQVLEIEVVEKDGSRHQKIHVKNTDLINASIIESLN
- the traM gene encoding conjugative transposon protein TraM, coding for MKDLSKTTIRITEGNSPDPDDQESGTQQLEKLKKPLIYLLMGIVCAGCLYLIFKPNKNQVITGNAGFNTAVPQAANDQLQPDKQKAYEQDLLEQKNEEKRKALTSLSDYWNDPDHSSDLKNQTLHPDVAENSKINMVTGRNAFNSYQTAQQTLGSFYKRDNQEIDQLKQEISRLKHGSMQKDLVPVSSGINDQLELMEKSYQMAAKYLPLPKNEDPDNNEIQKKETDHNKAEIASIKPICNDIVSGLYRYPSDSMLLAGPDHNRFTGIQNVNPQGFERKNSIRAVIHETQVMTPESILSLRLLEPMMIGNSRIPSGTLLKATGKFQDARLELKISAIEYDGSIQPVDITIHDNDGQSGLYIPYSPEQNAITDMLANMSQSSGTNIMMTQSAGQQIAADLTKGLVQGVSGYFRKRVKSPKVTVKAGHQVFLISKK
- the traK gene encoding conjugative transposon protein TraK; this encodes MEFKTLRNIENSFKQIRLFTFLFTVFCLSVVLFAIYRSYRFAEEQRKKIYVLDNGKSLMLALSQDMSINRPVEAREHTRRFHELFFTIAPDKNAIESNVKRAFNLADQSAFNYYKDLSEKGYYNRIISGNIQQRIEVDSVIADFNTYPYPVKTYARQFIIRSSNLTIRSLITSCSLVNSVRSDNNPQGFTIEKFSVIENKDIETVER
- the traJ gene encoding conjugative transposon protein TraJ, translating into MEPNNLHEVLRSVYEEMMPFCADMAAVAKGVAGLGALFYVSLKVWQALSRAEPIDLFPMLRPFAIGICIMFFSTIVLGSINAVLSPIVQGSHSMLEGQVLDLNEMQQKKDLLEREAMLRNPEMAYLISDEEFDKKLEELGWSPSDLVTMSGMYIEREMFAIKKDIRDGFREFLEILFQAAALVIDTIRTFFLIVLSILGPIAFSISVWDGFQTTLTQWLTRYVSVYLWLPVADMFSTILAKIQSLILERDIEMLSDPDFIPDTSNTVYIIYMIIGIIGYFTVPTVTGWVIQAGGAGNFMRNVNQTAQKSGNIAGAAAGSATGNISGKLLK